The DNA region CACATGTCTTCTCGATTTTGTCATTTCACTGGTGGATATATCACATTTTCACCCCAATTATCTCATAAAATTGAGGAGTAAAACAATTTTGAGTTTATTAAATCTAATGTAGATTGTTTATTTCACTAAACCTTATATTGAACATGTAACTTCTCAAAATTGGTTAggaaaataattatatgaacaatTGTGTTATATTTAAATAACAACTTAAATTGATAAGTGATTTTGAAGGAAAAATCGTGAAGTAATTTGTAATTTTCACCAAATAATAGTTACATTAAAACCAAAATCTAAGCAAAATTgaaaaaaagataaaataaacACTAATCAATTTCAGAATCACTATTTTCACCAAATAATATAAAAAGATCAATACTATTCGGTGATTTTCAATTTGGTAATATAAAAAGATATAGATTTACcaaataatataaaaaaaatcaatattatAGATTTACCAAATAATAAAAAGATCAATAAGGCAGGGGCAGTTTGGGGAATTCAAAAAATATTGATCTTTTTATATTATAGATTTACCACCCTTCATTTAAGATCAAATAAACACATTTATATTTGTCAAAACCAAAAATCATAcctttttattaaaaaaaacatttttgtTTCCACAATTTAAGTAAAACCTTTGTGCAGGACTGCGCCATTTTGCTTTGTATCAGTAACAAGTTGTGATACCCAATAATCAATAATCTTCCTTCACAATTTCATTTTCAAATTGCAGCCCAAATGTCCCATTCTTAGCTTcaaaccctaaaccctaattcCCCAAATCACATAGTTTGAATAACAAGTTCTTCAAAATCGTGTAAATTCATAATCCAAATCAACTGCTACCATTGCATTCATACCAAAAAGCTGCTTCAACTCTATCGTACTTGACTCCACCGCCGCCGCGAATCCTGTAACATTTCTTATCTAGATTTATCTTTGTTACAAAATGCATACGTTTCTCCCCCCTTAAATTTTGCTTTCGAATCAATACCAAGTTTTATTCGTCGGATTGCAAAAATATGGTTGATCCCTTGTTGAATCTTGTAATGTTCTGATGCTGTATATTTCAAAGTGTTTAATTTGCTTCATATTGTTTGAATTAAAGATAAAAAATTATGCTTGTTGTATATGCATCTTAGTTGTAGTTCAGAATGGAATTCTTGAAGCAGGGATACGTATAAGTAGTTGGTAATGGAGGGTCAAGCCCAAGTATATTTACAGCTGCTAAGATTTTAGAACCTATTATGATATAGTTGGTTTTCAGAGAAATTGGTTTTAGATATTTTTTAAACAAATACCGATTTTGAACCGGTCCTATCCAAATGTAAATCGGCTCTGAGAAAATAAACTGGTTTTATTGAAACAGTTATAAAAACCAAATCATATATTTGGTTCAATTCGGTTGGTTTAAGAACCATACACATCCCTAGCTGGAGTTACAAGTCGGCCTGGCCTGTCAGAAACAGTGAtagtttttcttttctttccttcTCTTGTATAGCTCACTATTGGCAACATAGATCCGTGGCATCTCGTTTCATAATTGTTAGCATCTATGCAATTGCAATCCAATTTATCCTAATTAATATTTGCAGTAAACTATAATCTATTACATTCTTCTTtttcattgatttttcttttcCACATCTTTTATCATCATGTTTTTTCTGCAATGCACAGTTGCTACTTGTTATATGAAATTTTCATTGTAATTGCTCCTTTTTTTCTTTCTACAGTATCATTTTTTATAAATGGCTGTGTCATTACTGAGAAACCGTTCCATGTCGTCGGTAAACAATTTGTTAACCAATGCTCTTCGTCGTCTCTCTTCTGGTACTTTCATTCTCTTCTCTTTAGCACTTTTTCATTCTCCCAATTCCAACATTTAAATCAATATTCATAGTATAATGAAGCTTTTTGGTTTCCTTTTAGTTATGGCATCTGAGTATGCTTCTTCTGTTTCTTTGTTTTGGTTTTTAGCACAGGTTTCAAACACCATTCCTGATGAGGCACGCGAGAGAATGATGTATTCAGACATAAACTCACAGATTGGGAGTTGTATGCCTCTCTCTGCAATGCGAATTGGAACAATCATTCACAACATTGAACTGAACCCAGGGCAAGGTGGAAAGCTTGTCCGAGCAGCCGGAACCAATGCAAAGATTTTGAAAGAGCCCACATCAGCATACTGTTTAGTCCAACTTCCATCTGGTGTTAAAAAGTTGATTGATTCTCGATGCAGGGCCACTGTTGGTACTGTCTCTAATCCAACTCATGGGGATCGCAAGCTTAGGAAGGCTGGCCATAGCAGATGGCTAGGTCGGAGACCGGTTGTTCGGGGGGTGGCTATGAATCCTGTTGATCATCCTCATGGTGGAGGAGAGGGCAAGAGCAAGAGTAGTGGTGCGTGGGGGAAAGGATCCCGTACACCTTGGGGTAAGCCGACTAAGGGTGGTTTCAAGACTGGACCTCTTAAGCGCAAAAAGTAGGTAGCTAGGTATTTATGAGTAGTATACAACATTCCTGTAATACAATTTTTTCTGATGGTTCTGTAATAATTGTGGAATCTTTGGAACAATTCTACTTCTACTAATGGAATTGATTAGGTTTGGCCACTTTGTGGATTATATGGATTCATCATATTTTGTACTTGTTATTTCTTTAAGTAAAATGTTTTTGGAAATATTTGCATTTCACTTTGCTAGCTTGATTTGCATAACACACTTGTTTAAAACTCGAAAAGAATGTAAGAAAATGGATATTAATCCCACTCGCACAAGACAAAAAGCTAGCATAAACCAGCCTCTCATATGCTCTATCAGAGTTCATATCTCTCTATCCATAGATTTAATATGATTTTGAAGGGTTAAGAAGAAGAAAAAGCCACCTAAAGAAGCTCCATATCCTAGAATTATTTTGGTAATTGCATAATGTTCAAATATCCTTGATCAGCATCAAAAAGACAAATGCTAAATATTAAAGAAGAAAATGATATGCGTTATTAGTTTTATTTGAAACTTCTCTTTCAATTAGTTTTCCCTCAGATTCCTAAACAACACAAAAAATGGTAAAGTAAGATCATGATTCATGTCCAAAATGCAATGAATTGATGCTTGGGAAATGCTCATTCCATCCTTAGCGGTAAGAATTTGAAAATTCCCTTCATTTAGTCGCACCCAAAATCTATTCCATATTAAACAACATATGGCACCAAAATGCATTTTCGTATCGTATTTGGGTGTATACGAAGATCTATTTCCGAAATATCCTATGTATTTAATAATAGTGTTTAAATTCACTGAACTGGTTTATTTAACAATTCAGTGATATTTCCGGAGATGCATGTCCGAAAATATAAAGCGGAAAATTGGATACACCACAACCTTGCATAATCTTCATCTTCATGTTGAAAATAAACACCATTTTTCAAAACCTTTAAAAAAATTCTCTCATTCATTCTTGCACTTCACCACATCAAAGGGAGCAAAAGAGGCTGAAATTGCAAGTAAAGTTATTCATTTTATCCCTCTTTttttgcattaatttggtttttgagaTGAAAAAAGAACGTTGAGTCTGGATATGCATCTCCGGTAAAGTTTGGTGTGATCTAGAGATGTATATTTGTATTGTCCTAATAAATTGAGTTTTAGTTGTCTTTATGTTATTTCTATTATTAGATATGGTGCACTCTGATATGTTTTTCAAATCTATTGTGAGTGTGGATGTTAAACCGATTGAAGTGAAGCATGATATTAAACTGGATGAAGTGAATGATGACGTTAAACTGGGTGTTCGACCGGTCCTTGTTGAAGTAGATGTTCGTGTATAATTTATGAATAAAGAAGAGTTTGTTATTCATGAACATATGCTATGGAGGCTGTGAAATTGGGGTTCGACGTTGTAATGGGAAGATTCGACAATGGTTCGGATAGAAGACAAACATTTGTGACAATGAGATGCGAAAGAAATGGCTCATGGTCCTCACTTCATCTGCATATTAACAATTATTTAGGGCATTCATAATTGCACTCTTCAAATGAGCACCATTGATTCAAAGGTCTTTATGCATAACACTGAGCTAGGGTTTCTCTAGGGGTCAAACCTATGGAATTTTGGTGATACAATTAACTTGGGAGTTGATTTTGAAGGTTATTTCTGAGTTGACATTTGGTGATCATTTTCATATGGAGCCTTACTCAATGGCATTTTTTAATCAAGAAGTGTTTCAGATTCAGGGTTTAGGATCAAGATGAAGTCATTCAAGATAATTCGGATTCAGGTTCAAAGATTCAAATTCATATTGGAAAAAGGCATACAAGTTACACATACTCAAATATTTTCAAAGGCCATTTCTCATTACAAGTTATTAAGTCATGACACAAAGTAAATAATTACAAGAGTCTATACAAAAGTACATCATTTTGACCTACAGTTGACTCTGGTCAACTGTTGACTCTGGTCAACTGTTGACTCTGGTCAACTTGTTGACCAAAATCAACCACTAATCCTAACCCTAAGTCCTACATATTATCCATTATTAAGCTATCTACTCTTGTTCTCAAATCCTTCATGAGATTTGATCTTGTTCAAAGTGTCCTCTTGTTCATGAATGACCTTGTCAACATTCCATACCACATTAACCCTGCATCATATAACCACACAGTACATAATTAGTGTGCCTCTTCCGTTTATAtatattttgtatgatgtcaaaactaggaaaTAACGTTTATGTACATTGGACGGTATCATCCGAGTCTAGTTGTGCATTTTAGCATTCTTGCATTAGGAAGCATGTCAACATCATTGGAAATGGTCTGGAAAATATTTGTGCATTAAAATAGTGTGTTGAGCATGAGAAACTTAGTTTAAGTGGAAAATCCCCATTATAGGTCGACAGATACGACTACAAGTCGACCTATAAATGAATTTTTTAAACTACAGGTCGATACATAGATGgtacaggtcgacacatacgcTGCAGTATTAAAGTCTGCAACTTCTATCTTATGTGATGAATCTTCAGGTCGACCTATAGGCAGCACATAGCcttacaggtcgacacatgcttCAAACAGGTAAACACATGACTTGAATAAATTGACACATGACTCGTATAGGTCAACCTATTGACTAAACgttttgaaaattttcatttGCTCCCTTTCCTTTTGTATTCCTTTTGCCTCTTATGAGACTCACATATATAAATACTTGgtacatgcatcattctctagtaaggtttctaaagtgagtaaaacctacatgaatccagcATTTTAAAGCATCTCATCTTCTTCAATTAAatttatgcatacacacaatcaaactatacatattcattttttgattgggtgccatctaaattaggattgataacgtccaattagatttgttgtaccgagaatattgggttgtgatctttgagggattcaaataagaaaatcgttttggggttttccttcaagatctttagggtttgaaggtttttgTCAAGATTGTGCAATTCAGATTCAATTgagtgaaagccttgagactagGTGTGTTGGTAAGGGAGTAGCGTAAAATGGTGGATTGCATTGACAAATCatgggttcaacaagtgtgcgcttgggATTAACTCAGCCGGGTGAAATCCTTGAGACAGGGAGGtcgtgcaaggaagtagcaacaacaggtgaattgaagcggcattgttggtgacttgatcaagctttgatcaaggtttttggaggtgctagagtcaagaacaaacctatggtttgtgggatttgatttctcatctATTGTATTGACacttttgcaaagtaagatttattatattaatatctcaattAGAATTCGAATTGAGGGTAGACGTACCCATAGCAAGACCGATTGGagaactgcctaaacaaatccttgcatactctctctctcacacacattTATTTTTCGGTTCACAAATTACTAATTACTTTGATCTCTTAATCAACATTGTTTGGATAATAACTTTTGAAATCTTTGATAAATTGTGTTGGTGTAGTAATCACTTACCATTTGGTAGTGATTGGTTATTAAAAACTATAAACACTACACTAACATCCAAACTTTGTAGATTGCACGCAGTGTTTGATGAATTGTGTCAACTAGTCTTTAGTGTGTTGTTGTCATTGGGGACAGATAGTTACTATAGTAGAGTATTCAATTTAGTGCTTGAAGTATTGATAAATCAACTTGTGAATTATTATCATACCATTGGTACTTATACGTATATCCGAGTTTTTCATTAGAAGGTTCAGTTAGACGATTTTGGACCCGAGAAATATTTTAAACTTGCTTCTGCGCCATAAATTTTTCTAAATTAAAGTTTTGAATAAAATTTTAATTTGGGATCTATTCATCCCCAATCTAGATCTAGGCATATtgtctaacaagtggtatcatgAGCTCCAGTTGTTTCCGGTCTTAAGATTTTCTTATTAGATAATGGCAaccgaacctaaaggggcgtaTAATAGAGAACTTATTTTCACCGACGAAAATTATGGCTATTGAAAACCTTATAtgtgtatccatatcaactcCGTTGATTAGGGTGTATGAGACGTCATTGCCAATGGTTGtaatcaaattacaatgaccaatggtgaaggcgTCATCGTACAAAAACCAAAAAATCAAttgaatgataatgataagaagTTTTGGTCTCATGATTGGAAAGCACACAATATTCTCATATCTTcattaggtgttgatgagtattatcgtgTCTCTCATTGTGAAACCACCAAGGCTATGTAGGATGCATTATAAGTtgcccatgagggaactaatTAAGTTAAACAAGCTAGGATCAATACTTTGAACTCTTTTGTATGAAGCACGGTGAAACCATTTCCAACATGAAAAAGAGGTTCACACATCTTATTAATATATTGAATGCTCTAGATAATCCTATCTCCAATTCTATTGCTACTAACAAGGTTTTAAAATGTCTTAACAGGTGGCAACCCAAGGTCATCGCTATCAAAGAGGTGAATGATCTTAGAGCACTTGATCTTACTACTTTGTTTGGTAAATTGGAAGCACATGAGCAAGAACTCAattgcttggaaaaacatgaaaaaaaaatattaaaggaagatgaagaaagagaaaggtAAAGACAAGGTGGAAGGGAAGAAGTCCATTTATCTAAAGACTTCTAGTTTAAAGTCCTCAAAAAGTGAGCTTAGTGATTGTGAAACTAAAGATGACGAAGAATCTGATGAAGAAGACATGTGGTTGTTCATCAAAAGGTATAATAGATATATGTGGGAACAAGAAAATAAGAACTCCAAGAAGAAGGATCATGGAAAATCCAGAAGGTTGTCAAATTGCTCAAAGGATGATGAGAAGAAGAAAAGTACGGGTATAAGTACATGCTACCATTGTGGCAAAGAAGGTCACATTAGGCCGGAGTGTCCTCAAATCgtgaaagaagatgaaaaaggTCATCATAAAATATCAAATAAGCCTAGAAGGACTTATGTTGCTTGGGAAAGCGAAAGTGGTTCTTCAAGTGGAGAAAGCTCTAGCTCAAGCGATGAATCAACAAAGATGTGTTACATGGCCAACAAAGGAAAGAAAAATAATGTAAGTCACTTTAAGCCTAAATATACTCATGACTTATCTTATTCTAAATTGCAAGAATCTTTTGAAAATCTACAAAGACAAGCCATAAAAGCTTTCAAAAAGCTTGgttcaaataaaataattttctCTCACATGCAAGCTAAAATGTTagaaaatgaaaagaatatgGAATCCCTAAAGAGATCTATGATAAACATTTTAAAAgataattgtgatgataatttAACCTCTTAGTTTGGGTGTGAGacttgtcatatttggcaaaaagagtCAAAAGATCTTAAAGCCAAGTTGAACAAGGCTTTGCAACCCAAAGTCACTTTTTCTATTGACACTTAAAAATATGATATGCCTTCTCATAATCCTTCTAAAATTTATAGTTATGTTAAAAAGAGTTTGAATAGAAAAATAGCCTCTTCTCACAATATTTATTGCCATTACTGTTGCATGAAGGGCCATACCATTACAAAGTGTAACTTTAGGAGACTCTTGGTCCCCAAAGGAACTCATCAATGGTTGCCTAAGTGAAACCAAGTTTTCACTAATCATCAAAGACCCAATGAATATTGGGTACCTAGCACTAGTCGTTAATCTTGCAGGATAAATGTCTTGACACTATGAAGATAGTATGTGATCTTTTTCGTGGAAGCTCAAGACATAATATTTGTAACACTTCTCTATATCTTGACTTTGTGACAAGAAAGATAGAATGTGTTTCTAAAAAGGTTATAGTTTAGTGTTATTTTAATTAGTAAAAGCGTGTTGATTATTACTAATGTGTTCTATCCAAGAAGTCTCGGAAAATGTATTATTCTCAATGATGTAGGTTATCTCTAAAAATACATGCTCAAGTTCATCAAATTAGGGATTGATCAACCTAAGATGAGAAAATGTGAGGAGGAGCAAGATAATTATCATAATTGAACAAGATTGAAAATCCAAGTGTTAGGATGATCATCAAGTCAATGAGACTCTTGGGTACATTATTAATAGCACTCTCAAATACTTGTACAAAGAGAAAAATGGTAAGAGTGGTTTGGTTTCTTTTGTATTTGTGGCACTTACTGGCGTTCATTTCAAAAATATCAATGCAACCATTGTGTGTTTCATTTCATATGTTTATAGCGACTTCATACTAAATGTCATCATATGTGATCTATAGCTTTTGCCAACTCATGCTTACTCTTGTGTTTGCATGttcattattttaaaataattaaatcatTAGTCATGCATAAGTCATTATGAGTCATCAAAAATCATCTCATAAGTCATAATGCGAGTTTTGTCAAGCCTTGTCCATCATGCATCGACACATGGTCGCATAGGTCGACACATAAATTGATTTTATTTGTATGTGTCAAAAATACTTCAGGATGTGTCAACACATCCGTGGATAGGTCGACCTATGGAATTGATTTTTATATTCTTGATTAAACGTTTTAGTATGTGCCGACACATAACCTTAACAGGTCGGCACATTAACTCATAGGTCAACTCATATTCCATCTTTATGGTCAAAAAATTTCATTTCACATTCATGCACTAAAATCTATCAAGTCTTCATGCTTCATCTTATCTTATAAAAGTCATTCATTTTCTTCAAATATTGTTTGTCTCTCTCAACCCATTTCATCTTCCTTCACATTTTCGTTAAATTTCCTCCATTCATCTTATTTCTTCTTTTACTCTTTCAAAAAAACCCTTTTCACCCTAAGTCACAAAAGGTTCCAGATTTTTACTCGCTTTTGGATTATTTTCTCATTATTGTGGGTTGCTGTGATTGTGTATCTTGCTTGAGTGTGTGGGTATTCAAATATATCTCATACTCATTCATTGTTCATTCAAAATTTTCATCAAATACATGGTATGCACATCCTATCTCAACTTTTTAATGGCTCCTAAGCTAGCAAAGAATAAGGCTGATTCTAAAGGTAAAGGAAATGCTAGCTCCTCATCTACTGCTATTGAAACTCCCTTTTCGTTGGTATCTCAAAGGGGTGTTGAGGAGTTTGAAGAAAAGCATAAGGATAGGCTAGTGGTAAAACAGTATGTGTGGAAAGCCAAATTTGTTACTCAATTGAATCTTCCTAGTGTTGTTGAGTTAGTCTCTCATCAGAAGATTGACTACTTTTTGCAACTTGCACAAGATTATAATGAAGATCTTATTCGTGTGTTCTATTCTGGGCTACATGCAAAAGATGGTTCTCGTTTTAAATTTACTATTGGAAATGTGATTTATGAGTTTACAGATGAATTGTGGAAGTCACTATTTAGAATAACTATCACTGATCTTGATGTGGAAGATGAACCAGATTCGTTGGTGGCATATGTTTATACTGATGATGATTATAGTGGGAGTGATATGGTAAATGAAATGCTTAGAGCTCCTCGTCCTGAAGGTAGCTTTGAACCTATTACTACTAGATAACTAAAGATGGTTCCAAGGATTTTGTTTTGGCTTGTTTCTCACGTTCTCCATCTGAAAAATGATGGTTTCTCAAGAATTAATTATTCTGATGTTCACTTGGTCTACATTCTGCTCAACAAAGTTAAGATAAACTAGCCTCATTACATTGTTTCGAGGATGTTTGCTATAAAGAAGTGCAATAAAGGTACTTCATTTTGGTATGTGTCTATGATTTCAAAGATTACGAAATTCTTCAATATTGGCCTGCCTAACCTATCATACAAGTCTCCTGGGTCTGCACAATATTTTTCTCAAAGGACTCTTACAAATTTGAGATACTTATGGGATGTCCAGTGAAGGGCATATTACTTTCTTACTGGTAAGAATGTCAGAAGAATTTACAACTTTAATGATCCCGCTGCTTTTGAGGATGAAGGTGAAGAAGAAGGTGTTCATATGGAGGATGAAAATCACATCGGGAATCAATAAATTCCTCATGAATAAGATGCTATGATGCATGGTTCACTTGTTGGAGATCATCATGGTGCAACTTTTGGTGCTAATTCTGCTGACATTGGCACCATAATTACCATGCTTCAAAATATGCAAGTACAATAAGATGAGCGTTATGCTGACGAGTGTTGAAGGCGAGTCGTATTTGAGGATGCACAAATAGAACAATCTAATATGATGCAACAACATTTTTCCACTCAAGATTCCAACTTTGAGGCTTTTGTTTCATACGTGACTGAGGCATTGGTGTCCTTATGCACTAACATGAATGAAAATCATGAAGCTATTTTGGCTAGAATCAATCACATTATTTATGTACATAATGATGATTCTCATCGATATGAGTCTCTATATGGAAATGTGTGATTTTATTGATTCTCAATACTGCAATGACATATAGGGATGGAAAAAGAATGCACGAAGAGGACATGGGATAAGATAGATTGGTGTTTAAATGATGTGTTGTGATATTGGTCTTCTGATGTCCGATTATTTTAGGTGTCTTGTGTCTTTCTGCATTTTGTTAATTCATGTTTTAGTGTCTTTATGCATGAGCTTTTTGGATCATGGTTTGTTTGGCTCTTAGTTTATGTATTGAAAATGGATCTATAATTGTATGGATTTAGACAATGGTTATGGTATCTATTActtatgtttatttttattgttgtgttgtttatttagtttttattttatcATGTATGGTGTTTATATGTGAGCATATTTCTTATCTTTGCAAACTGCCTCTGTATCCTTTACTGTATATATGTGATTCTTCTAATTGTGTcctttttgatgttgtcaaagggggagaagtataaTGCATACATTCAGGGGGAGTCTAGCTTTTCAAGAATGTATTGTCTCAAGTTTTGCCATCATAAGAAAAAGGGAGTATGTGAGTGCCTATTCCGTTTAGGTATGTGAGTTCCTCTTCCGTTTAGATATGTTTTACATGATGTCAAAATTAGGAAATAACGTTTATGTACATTAGACGGTATCATCCAAGTCTAGTTGTGTATTTTTGCGTTCTTGCAGTAGGAAGTATGTCAACATCATTGAAAATGGTATGGAAAATGTTTGTGCATTAAAATAGTGTGTTGAGCATGAGAAACTTATTTTAAGTGAAAAATCCTTattataggtcgacacatacgacTATAGGTCGATCTATAGATGAATTTTTTAAACTTCGGGTCGACACATAGATGGTACACGTCAACACATACGTTGCAGTATTAAAGCCTGCAACTTCTGTCTTATGTGCCGAGTCTTCAGGTCGACCTATAGGCAGCACATAGCcttataggtcgacacatgcttCCAACAGGTCGACATGTAACTTGAATAGGTCGACATATGACTCGTATAGTTTGACCTATTGACTAAACTTTTTGAAAAATTGCATTTGTTCCCTTTCCTTTTGTATTCCTTTTGCCTCTTATGATTCTCCCACATATAAATACTTGgtacatgcatcattctctagtaaggtttctagatAGAGTAAAAtctacatgaatccaggatttcaaagcatctcatcatcttcaattcaatctatgcatacacacaatcaaactacacatactcattttttgattgggtgccatctagattaggattgataacatccaattaggtttgttgtaccgagaatattggttacgatctttgagggtttcaaataatAAAACCGTTTTGGGGTTTTCCctcaagatctttagggtttaAAGGTTTTTGTTAAGATTGTGCAATTCAAATCCGATTGATTGAAAGCCTTGAGACTAGGTGTGTCAGCAATAGAGTAGCGTGAAACGATGGATCGTAttgacaaatcttgggttcaacaagtgggcgcttgggattaattcaaCCGGGTGAAAGCCTGGAGAGAAGGAGGTCATGCAAGGAAGTAACAATAACAGGTTAATTGAAGCAGCATTTTTGGTGAGTTGATTAAGCTTTGACCAAGGTTTTTGGAGGTGCCAGAGTCAAGAACAAACCTAGGGTTTGTGGGGTTTGATTTCTCATCTTTTATATTGAtacttttgcaaagtaagatttattatattaatatctcaattagaattagaattgagggaagacgtacccaTAGTGAGGTCGATTGAGGAACTGCCTAAATAAATCCTTgcatactctctctctctctctctctctctctatatatatatatatatatatatatatatatatatatatatatatatatatatatatatatatatatcatctATTTTTTGGTTGATAAATTATTAATTACTTTGATCTCTTGGTCAACATTTTTTGGATAATAACTTTTGAAATCTTTGATAAATTATGTTAGTGTAGTAATCACTTACCATTTGGTAGTGATTGGTTGTTAAAAACTACAAACCCTACACTAATATCCAAACTTTATTTATTGCATACAAAGTGTTTGATGAATTATGTCAACTAGTCTTTAGTGTGTTGTTGTCATTGGAGATGGATAGTTACTAGAATATTCAATTTAGTGCTTGAAGTATTGATAAATCAACTTGTGAATTATTATCATACCATTGGTACTCATACACATATCCGAATTTTTAAATAGAAGGTTCGGTTTTGACAATTTTGGATCTGGGAAATATTTTAAACTTGTTTCCGCGCCATAAGTTTTTCTAAATCAAAGTTTTGAATAAAATTTTAATTTGGaatctattcaccccctctaga from Lathyrus oleraceus cultivar Zhongwan6 chromosome 1, CAAS_Psat_ZW6_1.0, whole genome shotgun sequence includes:
- the LOC127081233 gene encoding 60S ribosomal protein L2, mitochondrial, giving the protein MAVSLLRNRSMSSVNNLLTNALRRLSSAQVSNTIPDEARERMMYSDINSQIGSCMPLSAMRIGTIIHNIELNPGQGGKLVRAAGTNAKILKEPTSAYCLVQLPSGVKKLIDSRCRATVGTVSNPTHGDRKLRKAGHSRWLGRRPVVRGVAMNPVDHPHGGGEGKSKSSGAWGKGSRTPWGKPTKGGFKTGPLKRKK